A part of Andrena cerasifolii isolate SP2316 chromosome 10, iyAndCera1_principal, whole genome shotgun sequence genomic DNA contains:
- the Fanci gene encoding Fanconi anemia complementation group I isoform X1, with protein MYQQFQKLRDLGDRSKLRAFIQDSNLEELVKIIRNSISKTDAPKILDDVLQGFSDSEACQLKRRRLIESTLKALGKAKVSTGQADTIVKRIIFDFPIYSKQQVVKLVEFCVASIRNDDDEIHSWKDLLPVLLETLETDKYVTRIDVEVSGAEYKSLTVKDICNCTWNGDILPSLAKMFGEIALEKTDRNEVLKALCRALPDVSMDQVPPFVYQALKLCKDRDNQYLLHALCKYFESYYSKAVPAEDRDSFDDIGVVSIKEVRDIESTVLYHVYQAAQLNHESMKDFIRYLKSVSHASEYTLQPFVLAVLMSVSSIYEDQIFEILRLAIVNSSLDKEKRQSSAWLRQLLPSSCNIIEVIRQVIDSSNKDRHLVLKGLTGLAFMLMSTDQKGKNNATVVWHTGSEIIREVIKKRHETVAFMLQELVDKIVACGVSTTHYIDCLKYACRNLSVIVLDHQIWIVTLLERLLFLPCIVASQVLYAILPLMHVSPKIRENLLLTLRKALYRKGISKRQMAVTGFLEMLKYSKMHTLGSFRLSQRCNTSAYAISSSSRSTLTQVTLERNTQQGKLNGENDKTLCYEILDILKKSLTYEFEVRLHLYQGLYGAVVKNPEIIEIVLDMLLAHLNIYLETDVDVLPPVKFELCADHHGTELVLQEPIAEMIFALQKIYIDTIPKKSNTLDKLRDILESLCTRMASTKLEHLNLEHGIDVLEDLAKSQVKLKNLGMVITIYEALMAFRVGEWSKGNQESCRKINDLFKGYTRSVDFIKLQSTKIKKADSSKAKKDKDGNNTTRKLAKSNSIKVPSTVMDLNAIHQILLLLYSRSSTTQSEIVALRENRNFCLYVFQTCEQLLQRMKSFMSDISETQNKQHIDTYIEIGGLIYQYCLLDLDDALENDEQIALLSVQCFKEISCCICATFPSDLPRFLDTILRSEKNLTSEDIDSKIQEFILSLKTCLMSSIIDETDDDARKKIPYLLLQITEQFAYKINFEKCNPERVLKYAKNMAQTDSVRSSLAPAIAHFLLYLEEYTRNYGETLNDMCLELCEKVGTIDGTELTANEQYKIIRGDTAVHLYNVFNDYIKEKLNSASWLLSRLKAEDAIGRAPVTIDEAWNNNLREKERNLCKQLSYLIQVLHTLANTSIELKGTCTDFTFKNLQALYHLLGNLTKYFYAKSNGQNAAFQTVKFIQVIQLAGKPLKSAFYNLVTYVEENQNKLNSKSDSHAQRNKILKETKVIPRVVYEIEQFNKEVLLLGKRTGIPLENYIKHSVTRDFRIKNPQLVEGLERMDVSLVIRITSVPVNPNVVPEIPEQNNCTIRFFFYNLSNFDSLLRRFWKTRKVKPAARAWVTPTWILKTQRPQRNGRGWMIETLVLNTITVNI; from the exons ATGTACCAACAATTTCAAAAGCTAAGAGATCTTGGAGATCGATCAAAATTGCGCGCTTTTATCCAGGATTCGAACTTGGAGGAG CTCGTGAAGATAATACGCAACAGCATTTCCAAGACTGACGCACCAAAGATACTTGACGATGTTTTACAAGGATTTTCCGATTCAGAAGCCTGTCAATTAAAGCGACGTAGATTAATCGAATCTACGCTGAAGGCTTTGGGAAAAGCTAAAGTATCCACAGGACAAGCGGATACGATCGTCAAACGCATAATCTTCGATTTCCCGATATACTCGAAGCAGCAGGTTGTTAAACTGGTCGAGTTTTGTGTTGCCAGTATTCGCAACGATGACGACGAAATACACAG TTGGAAGGATCTGTTGCCTGTATTGctcgaaacgttggaaactgatAAATATGTTACCCGCATAGACGTTGAAGTTTCTGGAGCTGAATATAAATCGTTAACTGTTAAAGATATATGTAATTGTACCTGGAATGGTGATATCTTACCATCTTTGGCAAAAATGTTTGG GGAAATCGCTTTGGAAAAGACTGATCGCAACGAAGTCCTGAAAGCATTGTGTCGTGCGCTGCCTGATGTATCTATGGACCAAGTTCCTCCTTTCGTGTATCAAGCACTGAAATTATGTAAAGATCGAGACAATCAGTACCTTTTACACGCGCTGTGTAAATATTTTGAATCTTATTATTCGAAGGCAGTGCCTGCGGAAGATAGGGATAGCTTCGACGATATTG GCGTAGTAAGCATAAAAGAGGTACGAGATATCGAGAGCACTGTCCTGTACCATGTGTACCAAGCTGCGCAGCTGAACCATGAAAGTATGAAAGATTTCATTCGTTATCTTAAAAGTGTGTCCCATGCTTCCGAGTACACACTACAACCATTTGTGTTAGCTGTATTGATGTCGGTTTCCAGTATATACGAAGATCAG ATCTTCGAGATACTGAGGTTGGCAATCGTTAACAGCAGCCTGGACAAGGAGAAACGACAAAGTAGCGCCTGGTTGAGACAACTTCTACCTAGTTCTTGTAATATAATTGAAGTTATTCGACAAGTCATAGACAGCAG CAACAAAGATCGTCACCTGGTACTGAAGGGGCTCACGGGTTTAGCGTTTATGTTAATGAGCACGGATCAGAAAGGGAAAAATAATGCGACGGTCGTGTGGCATACGGGATCGGAGATAATTCGAGAAGTAATTAAAAAACGTCATGAAACGGTGGCGTTCATGTTGCAAGAGCTGGTTGACAAAATAGTAGCATGCGGCGTATCGACGACTCACTATATAG ATTGTTTAAAATACGCGTGCCGCAATCTATCAGTCATTGTCTTGGATCATCAGATCTGGATCGTGACTCTTCTGGAACGACTGCTCTTTTTGCCTTGTATAGTAGCTAGTCAAGTTTTGTATGCCATTCTTCCATTGATGCATGTTTCGCCCAAAATACGAGAGAATCTTCTTCTGACTTTGAGGAAAGCGCTTTACAGGAAAGGAATATCGAAACGGCAAATGGCAGTCACGGGATTCCTCGAAATGTTAAAGTACTCGAAAATGCATACCCTGGGTAGCTTTAGACTCAGCCAACGGTGCAACACTTCTGCATACGCTATAAGCTCCAGTTCCAGGTCAACATTAACTCAG GTGACATTAGAGCGCAATACGCAACAAGGGAAGCTAAACGGAGAGAACGACAAAACTCTGTGTTACGAAATACTGGATATACTGAAGAAAAGCCTCACTTATGAATTTGAAGTCAGATTACATTTATACCAAG GCTTGTATGGGGCTGTGGTAAAGAATCCCGAGATAATAGAGATCGTATTAGATATGCTCCTTGCACATTTGAATATCTACTTGGAAACAGACGTTGATGTCTTGCCACCCGTGAAATTCGAGTTATGCGCAGATCACCATGGGACGGAATTAGTTTTGCAAGAACCTATCGCGGAAATGATATTTGCGCTACAGAAGATATACATCGATACGATACCGAAGAAGTCGAATACTTTGGACAAGTTGCGCGATATTTTAGAATCGCTATGTACAAGAATGGCATCCACCAAATTGGAGCATTTGAATCTG GAGCACGGAATAGATGTGCTGGAGGATCTAGCGAAGTCTCAAGTGAAGTTAAAAAATCTGGGCATGGTGATTACCATCTATGAGGCTTTAATGGCGTTTCGTGTGGGAGAATGGTCGAAAGGGAATCAGGAAAGCTGTCGCAAGATTAATGATTTGTTTAAGGGATACACCCGATCGGTGGACTTCATTAAACTG CAATCTACAAAGATAAAGAAAGCCGATAGCAGTAAAGCTAAGAAAGATAAGGACGGAAATAATACAACGCGAAAACTCGCTAAATCGAACAGTATTAAAGTACCAAGCACCGTTATGGATTTGAATGCGATACATCAAATCTTGTTACTCTTATACTC GAGATCCTCCACGACTCAAAGCGAGATAGTCGCGCTTCGAGAAAACCGCAACTTTTGCCTCTATGTGTTCCAAACGTGCGAGCAGCTTTTGCAACGCATGAAATCGTTCATGAGCGATATCTCTGAAACGCAAAACAAGCAGCACATAGACACGTACATTGAAATAGGAGG GTTGATTTATCAGTATTGTTTATTAGATTTGGACGATGCACTTGAAAACGACGAACAGATAGCGTTGTTGTCTGTGCAGTGCTTCAAGGAAATTAGTTGTTGCATATGTGCAACGTTTCCTTCGGATTTGCCACGATTTCTTGACACGATTT TACGTTCGGAGAAGAATTTAACATCAGAGGATATCGATTCAAAAATTCAAGAATTTATTCTCTCGTTAAAGACTTGCTTAATGTCATCGATCATCGACGAAACAGATGATGACGCCAGAAAGAAAATACCATACCTACTATTACAAATCACGGAGCAGTTCGCatataaaatcaattttgagAAATGTAATCCCGAAAGA gtGCTGAAGTACGCAAAAAATATGGCTCAAACCGATAGCGTTCGAAGTTCCCTCGCCCCTGCCATTGCTcactttttgttatatttagaAGAATATACTCGGAATTATGGAGAAACATTGAATGATATGTGCTTAGAACTGTGTGAGAAAGTTGGCACTATCGATGGT ACCGAATTAACAGCAAAtgaacaatacaaaattatacgCGGGGATACTGCAGTGCACCTGTACAATGTGTTCAACGACTACATAAAAGAGAAATTGAATAGTGCTTCTTGGCTGCTATCACGATTAAAGGCGGAAGACGCCATTGGCAGAGCACCtgtaacaatcgacgaagcct GGAACAATAATTTAAGGGAGAAGGAACGAAATTTGTGCAAACAATTGTCGTACCTTATACAAGTACTGCACACATTAGCCAACACGTCGATCGAACTAAAAGGCACGTGTACAGATTTCACGTTTAAGAATTTGCAGGCTTTATACCATTTGCTTGGAAACCTTACAAAATATTTCTACGCGAAATCGAACGGGCAAAACGCAGCGTTTCAAACAGTCAA ATTCATTCAAGTGATACAATTAGCTGGTAAACCGTTAAAATCCGCTTTTTATAACTTGGTGACGTATGTCGAG gaaaaccagaacaaattgAATTCGAAATCCGACTCGCACGCGCAAaggaacaaaattttgaagGAAACCAAAGTAATACCGCGCGTAGTATACGAGATCGAGCAGTTCAACAAAGAAGTATTATTACTCGGCAAGAGGACCGGA ATACCATTGGAGAATTACATTAAGCACAGCGTGACGAGGGATTTCAGAATTAAAAATCCACAACTGGTAGAGGGTCTTGAGAGAATGGATGTCAGCCTGGTAATAAGAATAACTTCTGTTCCCGTAAATCCTAACGTCGTTCCGGAGATACCCGAGCAGAATAATTGCACTAtacgcttttttttttataatctttcTAACTTTGATAGCTTACTCCGTCGATTTTGGAAGACACGGAAAGTGAAACCCGCAGCTCGAGCGTGGGTGACTCCAACGTGGATACTGAAGACACAGCGCCCTCAAAGAAACGGCAGAGGATGGATGATTGAAACACTCGTTCTTAACACAATTACTGTGAACATTTAA
- the Fanci gene encoding Fanconi anemia complementation group I isoform X2 — MYQQFQKLRDLGDRSKLRAFIQDSNLEELVKIIRNSISKTDAPKILDDVLQGFSDSEACQLKRRRLIESTLKALGKAKVSTGQADTIVKRIIFDFPIYSKQQVVKLVEFCVASIRNDDDEIHSWKDLLPVLLETLETDKYVTRIDVEVSGAEYKSLTVKDICNCTWNGDILPSLAKMFGEIALEKTDRNEVLKALCRALPDVSMDQVPPFVYQALKLCKDRDNQYLLHALCKYFESYYSKAVPAEDRDSFDDIGVVSIKEVRDIESTVLYHVYQAAQLNHESMKDFIRYLKSVSHASEYTLQPFVLAVLMSVSSIYEDQIFEILRLAIVNSSLDKEKRQSSAWLRQLLPSSCNIIEVIRQVIDSSNKDRHLVLKGLTGLAFMLMSTDQKGKNNATVVWHTGSEIIREVIKKRHETVAFMLQELVDKIVACGVSTTHYIDCLKYACRNLSVIVLDHQIWIVTLLERLLFLPCIVASQVLYAILPLMHVSPKIRENLLLTLRKALYRKGISKRQMAVTGFLEMLKYSKMHTLGSFRLSQRCNTSAYAISSSSRSTLTQVTLERNTQQGKLNGENDKTLCYEILDILKKSLTYEFEVRLHLYQGLYGAVVKNPEIIEIVLDMLLAHLNIYLETDVDVLPPVKFELCADHHGTELVLQEPIAEMIFALQKIYIDTIPKKSNTLDKLRDILESLCTRMASTKLEHLNLEHGIDVLEDLAKSQVKLKNLGMVITIYEALMAFRVGEWSKGNQESCRKINDLFKGYTRSVDFIKLQSTKIKKADSSKAKKDKDGNNTTRKLAKSNSIKVPSTVMDLNAIHQILLLLYSRSSTTQSEIVALRENRNFCLYVFQTCEQLLQRMKSFMSDISETQNKQHIDTYIEIGGLIYQYCLLDLDDALENDEQIALLSVQCFKEISCCICATFPSDLPRFLDTILRSEKNLTSEDIDSKIQEFILSLKTCLMSSIIDETDDDARKKIPYLLLQITEQFAYKINFEKCNPERVLKYAKNMAQTDSVRSSLAPAIAHFLLYLEEYTRNYGETLNDMCLELCEKVGTIDGTELTANEQYKIIRGDTAVHLYNVFNDYIKEKLNSASWLLSRLKAEDAIGRAPVTIDEAWNNNLREKERNLCKQLSYLIQVLHTLANTSIELKGTCTDFTFKNLQALYHLLGNLTKYFYAKSNGQNAAFQTVKFIQVIQLAGKPLKSAFYNLVTYVEENQNKLNSKSDSHAQRNKILKETKVIPRVVYEIEQFNKEVLLLGKRTGIPLENYIKHSVTRDFRIKNPQLVEGLERMDVSLLTPSILEDTESETRSSSVGDSNVDTEDTAPSKKRQRMDD; from the exons ATGTACCAACAATTTCAAAAGCTAAGAGATCTTGGAGATCGATCAAAATTGCGCGCTTTTATCCAGGATTCGAACTTGGAGGAG CTCGTGAAGATAATACGCAACAGCATTTCCAAGACTGACGCACCAAAGATACTTGACGATGTTTTACAAGGATTTTCCGATTCAGAAGCCTGTCAATTAAAGCGACGTAGATTAATCGAATCTACGCTGAAGGCTTTGGGAAAAGCTAAAGTATCCACAGGACAAGCGGATACGATCGTCAAACGCATAATCTTCGATTTCCCGATATACTCGAAGCAGCAGGTTGTTAAACTGGTCGAGTTTTGTGTTGCCAGTATTCGCAACGATGACGACGAAATACACAG TTGGAAGGATCTGTTGCCTGTATTGctcgaaacgttggaaactgatAAATATGTTACCCGCATAGACGTTGAAGTTTCTGGAGCTGAATATAAATCGTTAACTGTTAAAGATATATGTAATTGTACCTGGAATGGTGATATCTTACCATCTTTGGCAAAAATGTTTGG GGAAATCGCTTTGGAAAAGACTGATCGCAACGAAGTCCTGAAAGCATTGTGTCGTGCGCTGCCTGATGTATCTATGGACCAAGTTCCTCCTTTCGTGTATCAAGCACTGAAATTATGTAAAGATCGAGACAATCAGTACCTTTTACACGCGCTGTGTAAATATTTTGAATCTTATTATTCGAAGGCAGTGCCTGCGGAAGATAGGGATAGCTTCGACGATATTG GCGTAGTAAGCATAAAAGAGGTACGAGATATCGAGAGCACTGTCCTGTACCATGTGTACCAAGCTGCGCAGCTGAACCATGAAAGTATGAAAGATTTCATTCGTTATCTTAAAAGTGTGTCCCATGCTTCCGAGTACACACTACAACCATTTGTGTTAGCTGTATTGATGTCGGTTTCCAGTATATACGAAGATCAG ATCTTCGAGATACTGAGGTTGGCAATCGTTAACAGCAGCCTGGACAAGGAGAAACGACAAAGTAGCGCCTGGTTGAGACAACTTCTACCTAGTTCTTGTAATATAATTGAAGTTATTCGACAAGTCATAGACAGCAG CAACAAAGATCGTCACCTGGTACTGAAGGGGCTCACGGGTTTAGCGTTTATGTTAATGAGCACGGATCAGAAAGGGAAAAATAATGCGACGGTCGTGTGGCATACGGGATCGGAGATAATTCGAGAAGTAATTAAAAAACGTCATGAAACGGTGGCGTTCATGTTGCAAGAGCTGGTTGACAAAATAGTAGCATGCGGCGTATCGACGACTCACTATATAG ATTGTTTAAAATACGCGTGCCGCAATCTATCAGTCATTGTCTTGGATCATCAGATCTGGATCGTGACTCTTCTGGAACGACTGCTCTTTTTGCCTTGTATAGTAGCTAGTCAAGTTTTGTATGCCATTCTTCCATTGATGCATGTTTCGCCCAAAATACGAGAGAATCTTCTTCTGACTTTGAGGAAAGCGCTTTACAGGAAAGGAATATCGAAACGGCAAATGGCAGTCACGGGATTCCTCGAAATGTTAAAGTACTCGAAAATGCATACCCTGGGTAGCTTTAGACTCAGCCAACGGTGCAACACTTCTGCATACGCTATAAGCTCCAGTTCCAGGTCAACATTAACTCAG GTGACATTAGAGCGCAATACGCAACAAGGGAAGCTAAACGGAGAGAACGACAAAACTCTGTGTTACGAAATACTGGATATACTGAAGAAAAGCCTCACTTATGAATTTGAAGTCAGATTACATTTATACCAAG GCTTGTATGGGGCTGTGGTAAAGAATCCCGAGATAATAGAGATCGTATTAGATATGCTCCTTGCACATTTGAATATCTACTTGGAAACAGACGTTGATGTCTTGCCACCCGTGAAATTCGAGTTATGCGCAGATCACCATGGGACGGAATTAGTTTTGCAAGAACCTATCGCGGAAATGATATTTGCGCTACAGAAGATATACATCGATACGATACCGAAGAAGTCGAATACTTTGGACAAGTTGCGCGATATTTTAGAATCGCTATGTACAAGAATGGCATCCACCAAATTGGAGCATTTGAATCTG GAGCACGGAATAGATGTGCTGGAGGATCTAGCGAAGTCTCAAGTGAAGTTAAAAAATCTGGGCATGGTGATTACCATCTATGAGGCTTTAATGGCGTTTCGTGTGGGAGAATGGTCGAAAGGGAATCAGGAAAGCTGTCGCAAGATTAATGATTTGTTTAAGGGATACACCCGATCGGTGGACTTCATTAAACTG CAATCTACAAAGATAAAGAAAGCCGATAGCAGTAAAGCTAAGAAAGATAAGGACGGAAATAATACAACGCGAAAACTCGCTAAATCGAACAGTATTAAAGTACCAAGCACCGTTATGGATTTGAATGCGATACATCAAATCTTGTTACTCTTATACTC GAGATCCTCCACGACTCAAAGCGAGATAGTCGCGCTTCGAGAAAACCGCAACTTTTGCCTCTATGTGTTCCAAACGTGCGAGCAGCTTTTGCAACGCATGAAATCGTTCATGAGCGATATCTCTGAAACGCAAAACAAGCAGCACATAGACACGTACATTGAAATAGGAGG GTTGATTTATCAGTATTGTTTATTAGATTTGGACGATGCACTTGAAAACGACGAACAGATAGCGTTGTTGTCTGTGCAGTGCTTCAAGGAAATTAGTTGTTGCATATGTGCAACGTTTCCTTCGGATTTGCCACGATTTCTTGACACGATTT TACGTTCGGAGAAGAATTTAACATCAGAGGATATCGATTCAAAAATTCAAGAATTTATTCTCTCGTTAAAGACTTGCTTAATGTCATCGATCATCGACGAAACAGATGATGACGCCAGAAAGAAAATACCATACCTACTATTACAAATCACGGAGCAGTTCGCatataaaatcaattttgagAAATGTAATCCCGAAAGA gtGCTGAAGTACGCAAAAAATATGGCTCAAACCGATAGCGTTCGAAGTTCCCTCGCCCCTGCCATTGCTcactttttgttatatttagaAGAATATACTCGGAATTATGGAGAAACATTGAATGATATGTGCTTAGAACTGTGTGAGAAAGTTGGCACTATCGATGGT ACCGAATTAACAGCAAAtgaacaatacaaaattatacgCGGGGATACTGCAGTGCACCTGTACAATGTGTTCAACGACTACATAAAAGAGAAATTGAATAGTGCTTCTTGGCTGCTATCACGATTAAAGGCGGAAGACGCCATTGGCAGAGCACCtgtaacaatcgacgaagcct GGAACAATAATTTAAGGGAGAAGGAACGAAATTTGTGCAAACAATTGTCGTACCTTATACAAGTACTGCACACATTAGCCAACACGTCGATCGAACTAAAAGGCACGTGTACAGATTTCACGTTTAAGAATTTGCAGGCTTTATACCATTTGCTTGGAAACCTTACAAAATATTTCTACGCGAAATCGAACGGGCAAAACGCAGCGTTTCAAACAGTCAA ATTCATTCAAGTGATACAATTAGCTGGTAAACCGTTAAAATCCGCTTTTTATAACTTGGTGACGTATGTCGAG gaaaaccagaacaaattgAATTCGAAATCCGACTCGCACGCGCAAaggaacaaaattttgaagGAAACCAAAGTAATACCGCGCGTAGTATACGAGATCGAGCAGTTCAACAAAGAAGTATTATTACTCGGCAAGAGGACCGGA ATACCATTGGAGAATTACATTAAGCACAGCGTGACGAGGGATTTCAGAATTAAAAATCCACAACTGGTAGAGGGTCTTGAGAGAATGGATGTCAGCCTG CTTACTCCGTCGATTTTGGAAGACACGGAAAGTGAAACCCGCAGCTCGAGCGTGGGTGACTCCAACGTGGATACTGAAGACACAGCGCCCTCAAAGAAACGGCAGAGGATGGATGATTGA
- the Cpf1 gene encoding cuticular protein CPF1: MFAKIVILACALAVSNAGYLASPQYTLTPTALTSTSDNILRSSGNLAQIATQSKTISTPFSTSSKSDIRVTNPGIYAHATPLAYAAHAAPLAYAAPAAPLAYAAHAAPLAASHPSPLLGVAYSPAVAVSHMAYSSPIGVSYSW, encoded by the exons ATGTTCGCCAAG ATCGTAATCCTCGCCTGTGCTCTGGCAGTGAGCAACGCCGGTTACTTGGCGTCCCCTCAGTACACCCTGACCCCGACCGCTCTGACATCCACGTCGGACAACATACTCCGCAGCTCAGGGAACCTGGCGCAGATCGCCACCCAGTCGAAGACGATCTCCACGCCGTTCTCCACCTCCAGCAAATCTGACATCCGTGTGACGAACCCTGGCATCTACGCACACGCTACTCCCCTTGCGTACGCCGCACACGCTGCACCACTCGCATACGCTGCACCCGCCGCACCACTCGCATACGCAGCGCACGCTGCTCCGTTGGCTGCGTCCCACCCGAGCCCGCTCCTCGGCGTCGCTTACTCCCCGGCCGTTGCTGTGTCCCACATGGCTTACAGCAGCCCCATCGGCGTCTCCTACTCCTGGTAA